The DNA window CTTTCCTTGCAGGACTCAGAACTGTAGCCAGCTTTGTAGTgagggattttcttttcttcaattaCAATAGTTTctgaataaaatctgtttttactGCTTTAACTACTGTCAAGCTCTTTTTTTCTCTGACAATAGTTTTTATCACATTCTATCAAGCtacatgttttattatatatatatatatatatatatatatatatttgtctagGTATATCTATTACAAATGTAATCTCCATGAGGCAGGGATCTCTTCCCCCTGCCACTGATATATCACAAGCACCTATAAAAGTGACTGGCATGTAATAGGCACGTAATCATatcttttgaatttatttgatTTGTTGACTGAAATGAATCAACTATTTATTATATGCCTATGATGATactccggtggctcagagggaaagaatccacctgcaatgcagaagatgagggttcagttcctgggctggcATTGAGTTAAAGCAGTTGATTGCTTCACATTTGTGACTGATGCTACGTGTGTCTGTTCTTGGCATTTACTGTGCCTTAACTTAATGGTTAATGTAAAGCTCAAGTtacttttatgttttgctttgtcCCCATAATCAAGATATATAGAGACGTGGCGTCTCTTGCCTGGGCTGCTTCCCGGCTTCATTCTCTCCACTTCGCTCCACACCCAGGGCGCTCTGAGATGCTATTGCTGCCTCCCTCACCTCTGCAGCCATGATCTCGTTAACGGACACACAGAAAATTGGAATGGGATTAACAGGATTTGGAGTGTTCTTCCTGTTCTTTGGAATGATCCTCTTTTTTGACAAAGCACTGCTGGCTAttggaaatgttttatttgtGGCTGGCTTGGCTTTTGTAATTGGTCTAGAAAGAACATTCAGGTTCTTCttccaaaaacataaaatgaaagctACAGGATTTTTCCTGGGTGGTGTGTTTGTGGTCCTGATTGGTTGGCCTTTGATAGGCATGATCTTTGAAATTTATGGATTCTTTCTCTTGTTCAGGCGCTTCTTTCCTGTGGTTGTTGGCTTTATTAGAACAGTGCGAGTCCTTGGATCTCTCTTGAACTTACCTGGAATTAGATCGTTTGTAGATAAAGTCGGAGAAAGCAACAATATGGTATAACAACCACTGAATTGAAGActcatttaaaatgttgtattatttataaaatccTTTGAAGAATATTCAGCACAAAATTAAATTACCTGAAATAGCTTGTAATGTTCTTTACAGAAGTTTAAAAGGTATAGCCTACAAAGTACCAACAACAGTTAACAAGCGATGAAAACAGGCTTCTAACCAAGTCATCTAAGAGGTCAGCAAGCAAACTGAAGGAGGTGAAATCTATGTTACATGCATATTGAAACTTTTAAAggccatttttattatttttctacaatgTGTGAAACACAGCCATCCATAGAGAACTGTAAtccctatttctttccttcttatgtTCAAGATGCAAGCATATCCATAGGCATTTGCTTTTTAGAAGTGTCCACTGCAACGGCAAAAATATTTCCAGTTGCACTGTGTCTCTGAAAATGATGCATGAGTTAGATTGGATTATGTCATTTTAATCTATTAAAACCAGGAAAACCCAGTGTTGATGTAtgaatccctttttttttttagtaagaatatggttaaaataaaactttcatggTTCTTCTgaatcttaatattttaaaaccagaTGAAAATCCAATGTAGATATTCTTTGTTGGAATGTTGCAAAGGTCATTCTTTACTATCTTACAGTTTCTAAGTTACAGCTCACTCAGCACTTTTTCCTTCAGCAACACACTCTGGAAATCCTGATATTCCTTGGGACTCTCATCTGAGCATCTGTATCTTTCATGACACATGAGCATTTAACAGAAAGCCATCTCAGCCATGAAAGAGTCTGTTACAAAGCTTGTTTCACTGAATGGTGTGTTCTTTAAGATACTAAGTGATACAACCCAAGTGAGATTTTTCCGTGTCATGatccagtttttcctttttttttttttttaaattttagcagtggtttattattttgcttttcatacaTTGAAATAACCACTGGTAATTTTTACTTTAAGATGTAACATGTTATAAGGTTAAATTTACAGCTGTTTTTTAAAGGGCTGTTCACAGAAGCCaatttttcccttattttcagCGTTTTCCTAACATAAAAATCAGTATGCATACTGTGTGTTTCATACTCGCTCTCTTCATCTTGAATTCGTGGAGAGAATCTCTGAGTTCACATGCTAAAGTTATTTTACCGTAATTAAGCTGGCTATAGCTCTGAAAAGCATGACACTACAAAAATGATGTGTTGTTTTCTCCACTGTTGCTGCTCGACAGGCAGTAAGTAGGAAGCCGTGGTTGTTTCCTCAGGAGTAGTTTTCCAAGGAGGCACCCTTTTGTAGATGTAGGAAGCCATTTCAAGAGTCATAGTATTATTTGTTTTACTGTTAATGATTGTActatttgctcattttttttaacagttgcagagctttttaatacataaaatcattgaaatttgtgattttttatttACAAACATGTCTACAAGATATATTATTGCCTGTGTTATTAGTAGTTAAATCTCTTGATgcacagggaagtcccatccttGCTCATCTAAAGAAAGAACAACTTGGTAGATAGTCTTTACGGGTCAGCCTTGTGGATTACTGTCTTTTTGGTACTGGCATTTGACTTATGACATAATCTGTGCACATAGATGATATTGACAAAGTGAGACTCCTACCTCAATAGTTCATGGAATGATAAGAAACCTTTTGTTGTCTAATGCTCTTCAAAAAAGTACTATCC is part of the Ovis aries strain OAR_USU_Benz2616 breed Rambouillet chromosome 4, ARS-UI_Ramb_v3.0, whole genome shotgun sequence genome and encodes:
- the LOC101114098 gene encoding vesicle transport protein GOT1B-like, giving the protein MISLTDTQKIGMGLTGFGVFFLFFGMILFFDKALLAIGNVLFVAGLAFVIGLERTFRFFFQKHKMKATGFFLGGVFVVLIGWPLIGMIFEIYGFFLLFRRFFPVVVGFIRTVRVLGSLLNLPGIRSFVDKVGESNNMV